In Phocoena sinus isolate mPhoSin1 chromosome X, mPhoSin1.pri, whole genome shotgun sequence, a genomic segment contains:
- the LOC116747977 gene encoding ferritin heavy chain-like: MKKLAAALFDHMGALRGSYRRPRGFTFTLATLPAPPSPPSQVRQNYHPDCEAAVNSHFTLELHASFVCLAAAFYLDRDDVALKHFTQFFLRRSHEHSGRAQGLMGLQNQRGGRLHFQNIRKPDIDEWKSGLKAMKSALFLEKLVNQSLLHLHQLATDMSDPHLRHFLATHYLRQQVAFVSELEGHVTTLSMMGAPDVDLAGSLFDKLTLDDSDKN; the protein is encoded by the coding sequence AGCGGCCGCCCTCTTCGACCACATGGGAGCGCTCCGAGGCAGCTACCGCAGGCCCCGCGGCTTCACCTTCACACTTGCCACGCTGCCCGCGCCGCCCTCGCCGCCCTCGCAGGTGCGCCAGAACTACCACCCCGACTGCGAGGCCGCTGTCAACAGCCATTTCACCCTGGAGCTCCACGCCTCCTTCGTGTGCCTGGCCGCAGCCTTTTACCTCGACCGCGATGACGTGGCCTTGAAGCACTTCACCCAGTTCTTCCTGCGCCGCTCCCACGAGCACAGCGGGCGGGCCCAGGGCCTGATGGGCCTGCAGAACCAGCGCGGGGGCCGCCTCCATTTCCAAAACATCAGGAAGCCAGACATTGACGAGTGGAAGAGTGGCCTCAAGGCCATGAAGTCCGCCTTGTTCCTGGAGAAGCTCGTGAACCAGAGCCTGCTCCACCTGCACCAGCTGGCCACCGACATGAGCGACCCCCACCTGCGCCACTTCCTGGCAACTCACTACCTCCGCCAGCAGGTGGCGTTCGTCAGCGAGCTGGAGGGTCATGTCACCACCCTGAGCATGATGGGGGCCCCGGACGTTGACCTGGCAGGGTCCCTCTTTGACAAGCTCACCCTGGACGACAGTGACAAGAACTGA